One region of Oryza sativa Japonica Group chromosome 10, ASM3414082v1 genomic DNA includes:
- the LOC4348262 gene encoding uncharacterized calcium-binding protein At1g02270 isoform X1 gives MAKKQRREAAARRRREQQQQGREQRHHHHHRRRPLLLQPRDERCVSCTTFNILAPIYKRMDSENCRESQYRAYWFSRNEKIIDRLLADCSSIICLQEVWLGNDELVDMYEKRLGDANYSLFKLARTNNRGDGLLTAVNKNYFHVLNYRELLFNDFGDRVAQLLHVESAMPFWQNRSSSCIQQQSLIVNTHLLFPHDHSLSIVRLKQVYKILQYIEAYQEEHKLGPMPIILCGDWNGSKRGQVYKFLRSQGFVSSYDTAHQYSDSEEDAHKWVSHRNHRGNICGVDFIWLLNPNKSRKPLKTSWNEAVFGIIKYLLLQVASLSEENAFALLKADSPDDQITYSSFCQALCQLGMVHPDRLNSEEIKDLWSEADHDGDDIVDYKEFQRCIWSPTCCSQEEEDDTEIDISDGSLVTFEANDEAFGFTVKEAVLFPPEVEKGMWPENYSLSDHAPLTVVFSPVRMPCSPRTPRTP, from the exons ATG GCGAAGAagcagcggagggaggcggccgcgaggcggcggcgggagcagcagcagcaggggcgggagcagcggcaccaccaccaccaccggcggcggccgctcctGCTGCAGCCGCGGGACGAGCGGTGCGTGTCCTGCACCACGTTCAACATCCTCGCCCCGATCTACAAGCGCATGGACTCCGAG AATTGCAGGGAGAGCCAGTACAGGGCCTACTGGTTCAGCAGGAACGAGAAGATCATCGACCGCCTTCTCGCTGATTGCTCCTCCATCATTTGCCTGCAG GAGGTGTGGCTGGGAAACGATGAGCTGGTCGACATGTATGAGAAGCGGCTGGGGGACGCGAATTACAGTCTGTTCAAGCTCGCGCGCACCAACAATCGTGGAGACG GTCTTCTGACTGCTGTAAACAAGAACTACTTCCATGTCTTGAACTACCGGGAGCTTCTCTTCAATGATTTTGGAGATAGAGTTGCACAGCTGTTGCATGTCGAATCAGCCATGCCTTTCTGGCAGAACCGAAGCAGCAGTTGCATCCAGCAGCAGAGCCTCATTGTGAACACCCATTTGCTGTTCCCTCATGACCACAGCCTTTCAATAGTTCGGCTGAAGCAG GTCTATAAGATCCTTCAGTACATAGAAGCTTATCAGGAAGAACATAAACTTGGTCCAATGCCAATCATCCTATGTGG TGACTGGAATGGAAGTAAACGTGGGCAAGTTTACAAGTTCCTCCGATCACAGGGCTTTGTTTCGTCATATGACACTGCTCATCAGTACAGTGATAGCGAAGAAGATGCCCACAAG TGGGTGAGTCATCGGAACCATAGAGGAAACATCTGTGGTGTTGATTTCATTTGGCTTCTAAATCCAAATAAGTCGAGGAAGCCCCTGAAAACTAGCTGGAATGAAGCTGTCTTTGGTATCATCAAG TATCTTCTCCTCCAAGTAGCGTCCCTTTCAGAGGAGAATGCATTTGCACTCCTCAAGGCTGACAGTCCTGATGATCAGATCACATATTCAAGCTTCTGCCAGGCACTTTGTCAG TTAGGGATGGTCCATCCTGATCGCCTAAACTCTGAAGAAATTAAAGATCTGTGGAGTGAAGCTGACCATGACGGGGATGATATTGTTGACTACAAAGAATTTCAG CGGTGCATCTGGAGCCCTACATGCTGCagccaagaggaggaggatgataCCGAAATCGACATCTCCGATGGAAGCCTTGTCACGTTTGAGGCGAACGATGAAGCCTTTGGCTTTACTGTGAAGGAAGCTGTTCTCTTCCCCCCAGAAGTAGAGAAGGGCATGTGGCCTGAGAACTATAGCCTTTCAGATCATGCTCCCCTTACTGTGGTATTCTCCCCTGTAAGAATGCCTTGTTCTCCACGCACCCCTCGAACCCCCTAG
- the LOC4348262 gene encoding uncharacterized calcium-binding protein At1g02270 isoform X2, which translates to MYEKRLGDANYSLFKLARTNNRGDGLLTAVNKNYFHVLNYRELLFNDFGDRVAQLLHVESAMPFWQNRSSSCIQQQSLIVNTHLLFPHDHSLSIVRLKQVYKILQYIEAYQEEHKLGPMPIILCGDWNGSKRGQVYKFLRSQGFVSSYDTAHQYSDSEEDAHKWVSHRNHRGNICGVDFIWLLNPNKSRKPLKTSWNEAVFGIIKYLLLQVASLSEENAFALLKADSPDDQITYSSFCQALCQLGMVHPDRLNSEEIKDLWSEADHDGDDIVDYKEFQRCIWSPTCCSQEEEDDTEIDISDGSLVTFEANDEAFGFTVKEAVLFPPEVEKGMWPENYSLSDHAPLTVVFSPVRMPCSPRTPRTP; encoded by the exons ATGTATGAGAAGCGGCTGGGGGACGCGAATTACAGTCTGTTCAAGCTCGCGCGCACCAACAATCGTGGAGACG GTCTTCTGACTGCTGTAAACAAGAACTACTTCCATGTCTTGAACTACCGGGAGCTTCTCTTCAATGATTTTGGAGATAGAGTTGCACAGCTGTTGCATGTCGAATCAGCCATGCCTTTCTGGCAGAACCGAAGCAGCAGTTGCATCCAGCAGCAGAGCCTCATTGTGAACACCCATTTGCTGTTCCCTCATGACCACAGCCTTTCAATAGTTCGGCTGAAGCAG GTCTATAAGATCCTTCAGTACATAGAAGCTTATCAGGAAGAACATAAACTTGGTCCAATGCCAATCATCCTATGTGG TGACTGGAATGGAAGTAAACGTGGGCAAGTTTACAAGTTCCTCCGATCACAGGGCTTTGTTTCGTCATATGACACTGCTCATCAGTACAGTGATAGCGAAGAAGATGCCCACAAG TGGGTGAGTCATCGGAACCATAGAGGAAACATCTGTGGTGTTGATTTCATTTGGCTTCTAAATCCAAATAAGTCGAGGAAGCCCCTGAAAACTAGCTGGAATGAAGCTGTCTTTGGTATCATCAAG TATCTTCTCCTCCAAGTAGCGTCCCTTTCAGAGGAGAATGCATTTGCACTCCTCAAGGCTGACAGTCCTGATGATCAGATCACATATTCAAGCTTCTGCCAGGCACTTTGTCAG TTAGGGATGGTCCATCCTGATCGCCTAAACTCTGAAGAAATTAAAGATCTGTGGAGTGAAGCTGACCATGACGGGGATGATATTGTTGACTACAAAGAATTTCAG CGGTGCATCTGGAGCCCTACATGCTGCagccaagaggaggaggatgataCCGAAATCGACATCTCCGATGGAAGCCTTGTCACGTTTGAGGCGAACGATGAAGCCTTTGGCTTTACTGTGAAGGAAGCTGTTCTCTTCCCCCCAGAAGTAGAGAAGGGCATGTGGCCTGAGAACTATAGCCTTTCAGATCATGCTCCCCTTACTGTGGTATTCTCCCCTGTAAGAATGCCTTGTTCTCCACGCACCCCTCGAACCCCCTAG